In Ilumatobacter fluminis, the following proteins share a genomic window:
- a CDS encoding bifunctional aldolase/short-chain dehydrogenase — MTNRTVDELLARSNRLGSDRKNTNYAGGNTSAKGTDVDPVTGTDVDLMWVKGSGGDLGTLTEDGLAVLRLDRMRALVDVYPGVEREDEMVAAFDYCLHGKGGAAPSIDTAMHGLVTAPHVDHLHPDAGIAIAAAVDGEELTRTIYGGKVAWVPWRRPGFQLGLDMAEIQREHPEAVGCILGGHGITAWGATSEESERNSLWIIDTAAAYIDEHGAPEPFGTVLDGYGPLPAAERRAKAAALAPTIRGIASHDSPMVGHFDDDPAVLEFLSRAEHPRLAALGTSCPDHFLRTKVKPMLLDLPATASVDDCITRLRELHEPYRDEYRTYYETFADESSPAMRGADPLIVLVPGVGMFSFGRNKQTARVAGEFYINAINVMRGAEALSTYQPISDYEKFRIEYWALEEAKLQRMPKPKSHATRVALVTGAASGIGKAIATRLAGEGACVVVADLDADKAAAAAAELGSTDVAVGVGVDVSDAAAVRRAVDEAVLAFGGVDLVVNNAGLSLSKPLLDTTEADWDLQHDVMAKGSFLVSQAAARAMIDQRMGGDIVYIASKNSVFAGPNNIAYSATKADQAHQVRLLAVELGEHGIRVNGINPDGVVRGSGIFAGGWGAQRAATYGVDEADLGEFYAQRTILKREVLPEHVANAVAAITGDDLSQTTGLHIPVDSGVAAAFLR, encoded by the coding sequence ATGACGAACCGAACCGTCGACGAACTCTTGGCGCGCTCGAACCGCCTTGGTTCCGACCGCAAGAACACCAACTACGCCGGCGGCAACACGTCGGCCAAGGGCACCGACGTCGACCCCGTCACCGGCACCGACGTCGACCTGATGTGGGTCAAAGGATCCGGCGGTGACCTCGGCACGCTGACCGAGGACGGCCTGGCCGTGCTCCGACTCGACCGGATGCGGGCGCTCGTCGACGTCTACCCCGGCGTCGAGCGCGAAGACGAGATGGTCGCCGCGTTCGACTACTGCCTGCACGGCAAAGGCGGTGCCGCACCGTCGATCGACACCGCCATGCACGGCCTGGTGACCGCGCCCCACGTCGACCACCTCCACCCCGACGCCGGCATCGCGATCGCCGCCGCCGTCGACGGCGAGGAACTGACCCGCACGATCTACGGCGGCAAGGTCGCCTGGGTGCCGTGGCGTCGTCCCGGCTTCCAACTCGGACTCGACATGGCCGAGATCCAGCGTGAACACCCCGAAGCGGTCGGGTGCATCCTCGGCGGGCACGGCATCACGGCGTGGGGTGCCACCAGCGAGGAGAGCGAGCGCAACTCGCTCTGGATCATCGACACGGCGGCCGCCTACATCGATGAGCACGGTGCCCCCGAACCGTTCGGGACGGTGCTCGACGGGTACGGTCCGCTGCCGGCAGCCGAACGCCGCGCCAAGGCAGCGGCGCTGGCGCCGACGATCCGCGGCATCGCGTCGCACGACTCACCGATGGTCGGCCATTTCGACGACGACCCCGCGGTGCTCGAGTTCCTCTCCCGCGCCGAACATCCGAGACTCGCTGCGCTCGGCACGAGCTGCCCGGATCACTTCCTCCGTACCAAGGTCAAGCCGATGCTGCTCGATCTGCCGGCCACGGCGTCGGTCGACGACTGCATCACCCGCCTGCGTGAGCTGCACGAGCCGTACCGCGACGAGTACCGCACGTACTACGAGACGTTCGCCGACGAGTCGTCGCCGGCGATGCGCGGTGCCGATCCGCTCATCGTGCTGGTGCCGGGCGTCGGCATGTTCAGCTTCGGACGCAACAAGCAGACCGCCCGCGTCGCGGGCGAGTTCTACATCAACGCCATCAACGTGATGCGCGGTGCCGAGGCGCTGTCGACGTACCAACCGATCTCCGACTACGAGAAGTTCCGGATCGAGTACTGGGCGCTCGAAGAGGCGAAGCTGCAGCGGATGCCGAAGCCCAAGTCGCACGCGACCCGCGTTGCGCTCGTGACCGGTGCGGCGTCCGGTATCGGCAAGGCGATCGCGACACGGTTGGCCGGCGAGGGAGCCTGTGTCGTGGTCGCCGATCTCGACGCCGACAAGGCGGCAGCGGCGGCGGCCGAGCTGGGCTCGACCGACGTGGCCGTCGGCGTCGGTGTCGACGTGTCGGACGCTGCAGCCGTTCGACGAGCCGTCGACGAGGCCGTGCTGGCGTTCGGCGGCGTCGACCTGGTCGTCAACAACGCCGGGCTGTCCCTGTCGAAGCCGTTGCTCGACACCACCGAGGCCGACTGGGATCTGCAGCACGACGTGATGGCGAAGGGCTCGTTCCTGGTGTCGCAGGCGGCGGCGCGGGCCATGATCGACCAGCGGATGGGCGGCGACATCGTGTACATCGCCTCGAAGAACTCCGTCTTCGCCGGCCCGAACAACATCGCCTACTCGGCGACCAAGGCCGATCAAGCCCACCAGGTCCGATTGCTCGCCGTGGAGCTCGGCGAGCACGGCATCCGCGTCAACGGCATCAACCCCGACGGTGTCGTGCGCGGGTCGGGGATCTTCGCCGGTGGATGGGGAGCTCAGCGGGCTGCCACCTACGGCGTCGACGAAGCCGACCTGGGCGAGTTCTACGCACAGCGCACGATCCTCAAGCGGGAGGTGCTGCCCGAGCACGTCGCGAACGCCGTCGCCGCGATCACGGGCGACGATCTCTCGCAGACCACCGGTCTGCACATCCCGGTCGACTCCGGCGTCGCTGCGGCGTTCCTGCGCTGA
- the rhaI gene encoding L-rhamnose isomerase, with protein MFSTQAIERLDQQAIEVPSWAYGNSGTRFKVFAQAGVPRDPYEKLADAAQVHALTGLAPSVALHIPWDEVDDFARLVDHAESLGLRIGTINSNTFQDDIYKLGSLAHADADVRQAAIDHHLRCIEVMHATGSTDLKIWLADGTNYPGQDDMRARQDRLAESLATIYERLADDQRLVLEYKFFEPAFYHTDVPDWGTSYTHCVELGERAVVCLDTGHHAPGTNIEFIVTQLLRLGRLGAFDFNSRFYADDDLMVGAADPFQLFRIMHEVNRGGGFEAGSDVVFMLDQCHNIEAKIPGQIRSVLNVQEMTARALLIDQDALADAQGRGDVLGANEVFMDAFYTDVRTALADRREARGLPRDPIAAYAASGYQAEIERARVGGTQAGWGA; from the coding sequence GTGTTCTCGACCCAAGCCATCGAACGGCTCGACCAGCAGGCGATCGAGGTCCCGTCGTGGGCGTACGGCAACTCCGGCACCCGGTTCAAGGTGTTCGCCCAGGCCGGGGTGCCGCGCGATCCGTACGAGAAGCTGGCCGACGCTGCTCAGGTGCACGCCCTCACCGGACTCGCTCCGAGCGTCGCGCTGCACATCCCGTGGGACGAGGTCGACGACTTCGCCCGACTGGTCGACCATGCCGAGTCGCTCGGGTTGCGGATCGGCACGATCAACTCGAACACGTTCCAGGACGACATCTACAAGCTCGGTAGCCTGGCACACGCCGACGCCGACGTTCGTCAGGCGGCGATCGATCACCACCTCCGCTGCATCGAGGTGATGCACGCCACGGGTTCGACCGACCTCAAGATCTGGCTCGCCGATGGCACGAACTATCCGGGCCAGGACGACATGCGGGCCCGCCAAGATCGCCTTGCCGAGTCGTTGGCCACCATCTACGAGCGGCTCGCCGACGATCAACGCCTCGTTCTCGAGTACAAGTTCTTCGAGCCGGCCTTCTACCACACCGATGTTCCCGACTGGGGCACGTCGTACACCCACTGCGTCGAGCTGGGCGAGCGCGCCGTGGTGTGCCTCGACACGGGCCACCATGCGCCCGGCACCAACATCGAGTTCATCGTCACCCAGCTGCTGCGCCTGGGCCGGCTCGGGGCGTTCGACTTCAACTCGCGCTTCTACGCGGACGACGACCTGATGGTCGGCGCCGCCGACCCCTTCCAGCTCTTCCGCATCATGCACGAGGTGAACCGCGGCGGCGGCTTCGAGGCTGGTTCCGACGTCGTGTTCATGCTCGACCAGTGCCACAACATCGAGGCCAAGATCCCCGGCCAGATCCGCAGCGTGCTCAACGTGCAGGAGATGACCGCACGCGCCCTCCTGATCGACCAGGACGCACTCGCCGACGCGCAAGGGCGTGGCGATGTGCTCGGCGCGAACGAGGTGTTCATGGACGCCTTCTACACCGATGTCCGGACGGCGCTCGCCGACCGGCGTGAAGCGCGCGGGTTGCCGCGCGACCCGATCGCCGCCTACGCGGCGTCGGGGTACCAGGCAGAGATCGAACGGGCCCGGGTCGGCGGAACGCAAGCCGGCTGGGGCGCCTGA
- a CDS encoding LacI family DNA-binding transcriptional regulator: protein MAASIREVAEIAGVSIATVSNVLNRPELVADPTIERVRAAITETGYVPNASARQLRVGSAPTINVVIPDISNPFFADLTSGVERVAAERDLAVLIASTEGDAEREARYLRTIVEQRPTGVLITPADTTHDALALLGDRLPVVLVDRHSDGDTSSVSVDDVRGAAIAVDHLAELGHRRVTWVVGPDSIPQCAERTDGLTAAAARHDIAVTTMRVDHLTVAEGRSLAASLDVDDLPTAIVCANDLLALGVEFALLERGARIPDDVSVVGFDDIEFGAAAAVPLTSVARPSAELGAAALELLLGERDDPDHSPRQIRFEPSLSVRRSTAAPRTP, encoded by the coding sequence ATGGCCGCCAGCATCCGCGAAGTCGCCGAGATCGCCGGCGTGTCGATCGCCACGGTGTCCAACGTGCTCAACCGCCCCGAGCTCGTCGCCGACCCGACGATCGAGCGCGTCCGAGCCGCGATCACCGAGACCGGCTACGTCCCCAACGCGAGCGCCCGGCAACTCCGGGTCGGCAGCGCGCCGACGATCAACGTCGTCATCCCCGACATCTCGAACCCGTTCTTCGCCGATCTCACGAGCGGCGTCGAGCGCGTGGCCGCAGAGCGCGATCTCGCCGTCCTGATCGCGAGCACCGAAGGCGACGCCGAGCGCGAGGCCCGATATCTCCGCACGATCGTCGAGCAGCGCCCGACAGGTGTCCTCATCACGCCGGCCGACACGACCCACGATGCACTCGCACTCCTCGGCGACCGTCTCCCGGTCGTCCTGGTCGACCGCCACAGCGATGGCGACACCTCGTCGGTGTCGGTCGACGACGTCCGCGGTGCCGCGATCGCCGTCGATCACCTGGCCGAACTCGGCCATCGCCGGGTGACGTGGGTCGTCGGCCCCGACTCGATCCCCCAGTGCGCCGAGCGCACCGACGGGCTCACGGCGGCAGCTGCCCGCCACGACATCGCCGTCACGACGATGCGTGTCGACCACCTGACCGTCGCCGAGGGCCGCTCCCTGGCCGCATCACTCGACGTCGACGACCTCCCCACGGCCATCGTGTGCGCCAACGACCTGTTGGCGCTCGGGGTCGAGTTCGCACTCCTCGAGCGCGGCGCGCGCATCCCCGACGACGTGTCGGTCGTCGGGTTCGACGACATCGAGTTCGGAGCGGCAGCGGCCGTTCCACTCACCTCGGTGGCACGGCCCAGCGCCGAACTCGGCGCTGCAGCACTCGAACTGCTGCTCGGCGAGCGCGACGATCCCGACCACTCGCCGCGCCAGATCCGCTTCGAGCCGTCCCTGTCGGTCCGCCGCAGCACCGCGGCCCCGCGTACGCCGTGA
- a CDS encoding phytanoyl-CoA dioxygenase family protein, giving the protein MTNPPPPHDSDSDALGPADLDDLVDSTDLLDDPRALRARADADGYLFFRALLPREAVLEVRRDILAAVAADGWLDDAAPLEQGRLDHRAIDTIPDDELRDDIGVSEQGYVHIQQVESLHRLPHHPALLSLYDDLIDGSVFVHPRHIVRAMTSHRGLSPTPAHQDFPLVQGTGATWTCWAPLGDCPRSLGSLAVLPGTHRRGYRPVIEAPGAGHIGAQLCDDDLPRWHGADFAAGDVLTFNAYTVHRSLPALDRDHLRLSMDVRYQSTDDPIEARALTNHADVDWATVYQGWGDTTFQRYWLDADLTIEPWDDALIQPSRRIC; this is encoded by the coding sequence ATGACGAATCCCCCGCCTCCCCACGACTCCGACTCCGACGCCCTCGGCCCGGCCGATCTGGACGACCTGGTCGACTCCACCGACCTGCTCGACGATCCCCGGGCGCTGCGGGCACGCGCCGACGCGGACGGCTATCTGTTCTTTCGCGCCCTCCTGCCACGCGAGGCCGTGCTCGAGGTCCGACGCGACATCCTCGCTGCCGTCGCCGCCGACGGGTGGCTCGATGATGCCGCTCCGCTCGAGCAAGGACGACTCGACCACCGCGCGATCGACACGATCCCCGACGACGAACTACGAGACGACATCGGCGTGTCCGAGCAGGGGTACGTCCACATCCAGCAGGTCGAGTCGCTGCATCGCCTCCCCCACCACCCGGCACTGCTGTCGCTGTACGACGACCTGATCGACGGATCGGTCTTCGTCCATCCCCGACACATCGTGCGCGCGATGACGTCGCACCGCGGCCTGTCCCCGACGCCGGCGCACCAGGACTTCCCGCTCGTCCAGGGCACCGGGGCGACGTGGACGTGCTGGGCCCCGCTCGGCGACTGCCCCCGGTCACTCGGCTCGCTCGCCGTGCTGCCGGGCACACACCGTCGGGGCTACCGACCGGTGATCGAGGCGCCGGGCGCCGGCCACATCGGCGCGCAGCTGTGCGACGACGACCTCCCCCGCTGGCACGGCGCGGACTTCGCCGCCGGTGACGTCCTCACGTTCAACGCCTACACGGTGCACCGCTCGCTGCCGGCCCTTGATCGCGATCACCTCCGGCTCTCGATGGACGTGCGCTATCAGTCGACCGACGACCCGATCGAGGCACGCGCGCTGACCAACCACGCCGACGTCGACTGGGCGACGGTGTACCAGGGGTGGGGCGACACGACGTTCCAGCGCTACTGGCTCGACGCGGACCTGACGATCGAGCCGTGGGACGACGCACTGATCCAGCCCAGCCGCCGCATCTGCTGA
- a CDS encoding ABC transporter substrate-binding protein yields MTPENPNISRRRLLGGGLALGGFVALGGLSACGGDDDDDDGSAGTTPGTTGGSGTTAPASGGGGSISMFGWDIADTTAGLGLGFEACRVAWQEQTGNELSFDGVPFGDFVATGTTRARAGELSDVVELLPNLNHAGIFPALAPTAKADYGALADEVTGWESALLDATVDGEYAGIPGGAQGTLFYYNKALFEQAGLDPEAAPTTWEEFEAACDALLAAGITPLGMSGVDGNLLWWAWNAFTPQFFTTADEVNKVRTGEIPLDDERFMQSLAPIASTYAKGYWNEDYASKQFADMEAAFGAGEVAIVPGLITSAINWRVFDDSLGKDAYGVFTAPLVEGGIERKQFFNPVLLYGLSTSTDEVELSRDWISFVVSKEGQEIMLRESGQFPNRSDVSVAEVADSPGAAAISAIVEEVGGVPAAQVNFNSAAAGAATQGITDAAVNDDLAGFLENLALLQSEG; encoded by the coding sequence ATGACACCTGAGAACCCCAACATCTCACGCCGCCGGCTCCTCGGTGGCGGCCTCGCGCTCGGCGGATTCGTCGCGCTCGGCGGGCTCAGCGCCTGCGGCGGGGACGACGACGATGACGACGGCAGCGCCGGCACGACGCCGGGAACGACGGGCGGCTCCGGCACGACCGCGCCCGCCTCGGGCGGCGGCGGCTCGATCTCGATGTTCGGCTGGGACATCGCCGACACGACCGCAGGCCTCGGTCTGGGGTTCGAGGCGTGCCGGGTCGCATGGCAGGAGCAGACCGGCAACGAGCTGTCGTTCGACGGTGTGCCGTTCGGTGACTTCGTGGCGACCGGCACGACGCGTGCCCGTGCCGGTGAGCTGTCCGACGTGGTCGAGTTGCTCCCGAACCTGAACCACGCCGGCATCTTCCCGGCGCTCGCGCCGACGGCGAAGGCCGACTACGGCGCACTCGCCGACGAGGTGACCGGCTGGGAGTCGGCGCTGCTCGACGCGACCGTCGACGGCGAGTACGCCGGCATCCCGGGCGGTGCGCAGGGCACGCTCTTCTACTACAACAAGGCGTTGTTCGAGCAGGCCGGTCTCGACCCCGAGGCCGCCCCGACCACCTGGGAAGAGTTCGAGGCGGCGTGCGACGCGCTGCTCGCCGCCGGCATCACGCCGCTCGGCATGTCGGGCGTCGACGGCAACCTGCTGTGGTGGGCGTGGAACGCGTTCACGCCGCAGTTCTTTACGACCGCCGACGAGGTCAACAAGGTGCGCACCGGCGAGATCCCGCTCGACGACGAGCGCTTCATGCAGTCGTTGGCGCCGATCGCCTCGACGTACGCCAAGGGCTACTGGAACGAGGACTACGCGTCGAAGCAGTTCGCCGACATGGAAGCAGCGTTCGGCGCCGGCGAGGTCGCGATCGTCCCCGGCCTGATCACGAGCGCCATCAACTGGCGGGTGTTCGACGACAGCCTCGGCAAGGATGCCTACGGCGTCTTCACCGCCCCGCTGGTCGAGGGCGGCATCGAGCGCAAGCAGTTCTTCAACCCGGTCCTGCTCTACGGATTGTCGACGAGCACCGACGAGGTCGAGCTCAGCCGCGACTGGATCTCGTTCGTCGTGTCGAAGGAGGGTCAGGAGATCATGCTGCGTGAGAGTGGGCAGTTCCCGAACCGTTCCGACGTCAGCGTCGCCGAGGTGGCCGACAGCCCCGGCGCCGCGGCGATCAGCGCGATCGTCGAGGAGGTCGGCGGCGTTCCGGCCGCCCAGGTCAACTTCAACTCGGCCGCCGCCGGCGCTGCCACGCAGGGCATCACCGACGCAGCGGTCAACGACGACCTCGCCGGGTTCCTCGAGAACCTGGCGCTGCTGCAGTCCGAGGGCTGA
- a CDS encoding carbohydrate ABC transporter permease, which yields MNKRLGQLLGAGVVGIAVLSVLGPLVWVTRVATRTPEEYQSDPGGWGSSWTLQNLSDSWEVADLGDALITSASIVVPGAILATVLAALAGWGYAKHDFPGKTVAIGVTSAAMFLPIAALAMPLFEIGLSYGVVGERWFLSLVYGTIFAPWTTLFLRSYFQGVPDSITEAASLDGASAFRTFLSVGLPLSMPALATAFILNAFLQWSELLLALLLLPSGDDTTVSVAIAQFSTQFRTGGPLTAASLLIGSLPILALFLVGQRWIRSGMFTGGVKD from the coding sequence GTGAACAAGCGTCTCGGTCAACTGCTCGGCGCCGGGGTCGTCGGGATCGCGGTCCTCTCGGTGCTCGGCCCGCTCGTCTGGGTCACGCGCGTCGCCACACGGACCCCGGAGGAGTACCAATCCGACCCGGGTGGGTGGGGCTCGTCGTGGACGCTCCAGAACCTCAGCGACTCGTGGGAGGTCGCCGACCTCGGCGATGCCCTCATCACATCGGCGTCGATCGTCGTGCCCGGAGCAATCCTGGCCACGGTCCTCGCGGCGCTCGCCGGGTGGGGGTACGCCAAGCACGACTTCCCCGGCAAGACGGTCGCGATCGGTGTCACGAGCGCCGCGATGTTCCTCCCGATCGCGGCGCTCGCGATGCCGCTGTTCGAGATCGGACTCTCGTACGGGGTGGTGGGGGAGCGATGGTTCCTCTCCCTCGTGTACGGCACGATCTTCGCGCCGTGGACGACGCTGTTCCTCCGCTCGTACTTCCAGGGCGTCCCCGACTCGATCACCGAAGCGGCCTCGCTCGACGGTGCCTCGGCGTTCCGGACGTTCCTGTCGGTTGGTCTGCCGCTGAGCATGCCCGCCCTCGCCACGGCGTTCATCCTCAACGCCTTCCTCCAGTGGAGCGAGCTCCTGCTCGCGCTGCTGCTCCTGCCGTCGGGCGACGACACGACCGTGTCGGTCGCGATCGCCCAGTTCTCGACCCAGTTCCGCACCGGCGGTCCACTCACCGCCGCCTCGCTCCTCATCGGCTCGCTCCCGATCCTCGCGCTGTTCCTCGTCGGACAGCGCTGGATCCGCTCCGGCATGTTCACCGGCGGCGTGAAGGACTGA
- a CDS encoding carbohydrate ABC transporter permease codes for MTTMTTHESTATPHDTTAGAAASRRPTRRSGRRRRWTGLAFCAPLLLLVAALVVWPIISLVRYSFTDYGGLTDPVWVGLKNYRFLIKWQDFHRIVLNNVVILLGLLIWVSVPFVLAIILFGRRGANVVRTILFIPAMLSPIIVGNVFRIILADDGPVNSSLRAVGLGALAPGWLSDGDFVLVTLALVICWATMGSGILFYTSGLSAISPSYIEAAKLDGANWRQIVWYIYRPALRPITRFWTLLLTVTTVTGFFPWVYGLTLGGPGVSSTTLDFAVYLTLNQGNQLGRGAAIAVVSVVLVLLVLSGQSVMRLVRRDGDWS; via the coding sequence ATGACCACGATGACGACGCACGAATCGACAGCGACGCCGCACGACACGACCGCCGGCGCGGCCGCATCGCGACGACCGACGCGCCGATCCGGACGGCGCCGCCGGTGGACCGGTCTCGCCTTCTGCGCGCCGCTGCTGCTCCTCGTCGCCGCCCTCGTCGTGTGGCCGATCATCAGCCTCGTCCGCTACTCCTTCACCGACTACGGCGGCCTCACCGACCCGGTCTGGGTCGGACTCAAGAATTACCGGTTCCTGATCAAATGGCAGGACTTCCACCGGATCGTCCTGAACAACGTGGTCATCCTGCTCGGTCTGTTGATCTGGGTGAGTGTCCCGTTCGTGCTCGCGATCATCCTGTTCGGCCGTCGCGGGGCCAACGTGGTCAGGACAATCCTGTTCATCCCGGCGATGCTGTCGCCGATCATCGTCGGCAACGTCTTCCGCATCATCCTCGCCGACGACGGCCCGGTGAACTCCTCGCTGCGGGCGGTCGGCCTCGGAGCGCTCGCTCCCGGATGGTTGAGCGACGGCGACTTCGTGCTCGTCACCCTCGCGCTCGTCATCTGCTGGGCAACGATGGGGAGCGGCATCTTGTTCTACACGTCCGGGCTGTCGGCGATCTCGCCGTCGTACATCGAGGCGGCCAAACTCGACGGCGCCAACTGGCGTCAGATCGTCTGGTACATCTACCGACCGGCGCTGCGCCCGATCACCCGCTTCTGGACCCTGCTGCTCACGGTGACGACGGTGACGGGGTTCTTCCCCTGGGTGTACGGCCTCACGCTCGGCGGACCCGGCGTCTCGTCGACCACGCTCGACTTCGCCGTGTACCTCACGCTCAACCAGGGAAACCAGCTCGGACGAGGCGCGGCGATCGCCGTCGTCTCGGTCGTGCTCGTGCTGCTGGTGCTGAGCGGGCAGTCGGTCATGCGGCTCGTCCGCCGGGACGGTGACTGGTCGTGA